The following are encoded in a window of Panicum virgatum strain AP13 chromosome 5N, P.virgatum_v5, whole genome shotgun sequence genomic DNA:
- the LOC120671826 gene encoding uncharacterized protein LOC120671826 produces the protein MELASQSVPEEVGGSGGAHLISSSAKKHKKPPAMGNQKRHLVAKRAETSQKKQSAKKRVNSPTMGNQQKYPTSSPLKRHAEISKQRPAKRFKSPMVGNKSPLVIRSPLVTGSPMMRLVVSPVVMGPRSTSRSPTSPVLAPHAPERSPSRSTSPSPNLDDQTISVDNPDNSTSSRSKPRKLRFEIWNDMDPIYNGGKLMQARCKHCNESSTQGNGTASSLKGHWADWSTHVSAESNQVTGELDRYLHDDLFPCDDDSFDILHWWKMHTTKYPIVARMARDVLAAPASTVPSESAFSTGGRIIYDHRTRLSGNTVEGLICFQDWLRESGSSYFDIIKINSSSSSIEELGVA, from the exons ATGGAGTTGGCATCACAATCTGTACCTGAAGAAGTTGGGGGCTCAGGTGGCGCACATTTGATCAGCTCTTCAGCAAAGAAGCATAAAAAGCCTCCTGCTATGGGAAATCAGAAAAGGCACCTGGTTGCAAAGCGGGCAGAAACGAGTCAAAAGAAGCAATCGGCTAAAAAACGAGTGAATTCTCCTACAATGGGAAATCAACAAAAGTACCCTACAAGCTCTCCATTAAAGAGGCATGCAGAAATAAGTAAACAGAGGCCTGCAAAGCGGTTCAAGTCTCCAATGGTGGGAAACAAATCTCCGCTGGTGATAAGGTCTCCGCTAGTGACTGGTTCTCCAATGATGAGGTTGGTTGTGTCACCTGTGGTGATGGGGCCAAGGTCGACATCACGCAGCCCGACGAGTCCTGTATTGGCACCACATGCTCCAGAGAGGTCCCCATCCCGTTCCACATCGCCATCGCCAAACTTGGATGATCAAACAATATCAGTGGATAATCCTG ATAATTCCACTTCTTCCAGAAGCAAACCACGCAAATTGAGATTTGAAATATGGAATGATATGGATCCTATTTACAATGGTGGAAAACTTATGCAAGCGCGATGCAAGCATTGCAATGAG TCTTCTACTCAAGGAAATGGCACTGCATCTTCATTAAAAGGTCACTGGGCTGATTGGAGTACACATGTGAGTGCTGAAAGTAATCAAGTCACCGGGGAACTCGACAGATATCTTCATGATGATCTATTTCCATGTGACGATGACAGCTTCGATATCTTGCACTGGTGGAAGATGCACACAACAAAGTACCCTATTGTAGCTCGTATGGCCCGGGATGTATTGGCTGCTCCTGCATCAACGGTACCTTCTGAATCTGCGTTCAGTACAGGAGGCCGAATCATCTATGACCATAGAACTAGGCTGTCAGGCAACACTGTGGAAGGTTTGATTTGCTTTCAGGACTGGCTTAGAGAATCAG GTTCATCTTACTTTGACATCATAAAGATTAACAGCTCCAGTAGCAGCATTGAAGAGCTTGGAGTTGCATGA
- the LOC120671848 gene encoding germin-like protein 1-3, translating to MANKKLPTLPLTAVLMLALAAPSLAGDPDMLQDICVADYKSLNGPLRLNGFPCKRPENVTADDFFSGLLASPGDTGNAAGSAVTAANVENLPGLNTLGVSMSRIDLAPWGVNPPHTHPRATEVIFVLQGSLDVGFVTTANRLYARTVCSGEVFVFPRGLVHYQRNNGGTPAAAISAFNSQLPGTQAVAQALFGASPAAPTDVLARAFQIDGGLVEAIKSKFPRPQ from the exons ATGGCCAACAAGAAGCTCCCCACCCttcccctcaccgccgtccTGATGCTTGCGCTCGCCGCGCCCTCActcgccggcgaccccgacATGCTCCAGGACATCTGCGTCGCCGACTACAAATCCCTCAACGGCC CTCTGAGGCTGAACGGGTTCCCGTGCAAGAGGCCGGAGAACGTGACGGCCGACGACTTCTTCTCCGGCCTGCTGGCGAGCCCCGGCGACACGGGCAACGCGGCGGGGTCGGCGGTCACGGCGGCGAACGTGGAGAACCTCCCGGGGCTCAACACCCTGGGCGTGTCCATGTCGCGGATCGACTTGGCGCCGTGGGGCGTCAACCCGCCGCACACGCACCCGCGCGCCACCGAGGTCATCTTCGTGCTCCAGGGCTCCCTTGACGTCGGCTTCGTCACCACCGCCAACAGGCTCTACGCCCGCACCGTCTGCAGCGGCGAGGTCTTCGTCTTCCCGCGCGGCCTCGTGCACTACCAGAGGAACAACGGCGGCACCCCCGCCGCGGCCATCTCGGCCTTCAACAGCCAGCTGCCGGGGACGCAGGCCGTCGCACAGGCACTCTTcggcgcctcgccggcggcgcccaccGACGTGCTGGCCAGGGCGTTCCAGATCGACGGCGGCCTCGTGGAGGCCATCAAGTCCAAGTTCCCGCGCCCCCAGTAG
- the LOC120675135 gene encoding germin-like protein 1-3, protein MVRQNSDDIILHACVDRHAALRLNGFPCKRHDNVTANDFFSGLLAKPGNTGNAAGSAVTAANVESFPGLNTLGVSMARIDFAPWGVNRPHTHPRATEIIFVLHGSLHVGFITTANRLYARTVRKGEVFVFPGGLVHFQKNNGRAPAAVVSAFNSQLPGTQAVAQTLFGASPAVPTDVLARAFQIDAGLVEAIKSKFPPM, encoded by the coding sequence ATGGTGCGTCAGAACTCTGATGACATTATTCTGCATGCATGTGTCGATCGGCATGCAGCACTGAGGCTGAACGGATTCCCGTGCAAGAGGCACGATAACGTGACGGCGAACGACTTCTTCTCCGGCCTGCTGGCGAAGCCCGGCAACACCGGCAACGCGGCGGGCtcggcggtgacggcggcgaACGTGGAGAGCTTCCCGGGGCTCAATACCCTGGGCGTGTCCATGGCGCGGATCGACTTCGCGCCGTGGGGCGTGAACCGGCCGCACACCCACCCGCGCGCCACCGAGATCATCTTCGTCCTCCACGGCTCCCTCCACGTCGGCTTCATCACCACCGCCAACAGGCTCTACGCCCGCACCGTCCGCAAGGGCGAGGTCTTCGTCTTCCCCGGCGGCCTCGTCCACTTCCAGAAGAACAAcggccgcgcccccgccgcggtcGTCTCGGCCTTCAACAGCCAGCTGCCGGGCACGCAGGCCGTCGCCCAGACACTCTTCGGCGCCTCGCCGGCGGTGCCCACCGACGTGCTGGCCAGGGCGTTCCAGATCGATGCCGGCCTCGTGGAGGCCATCAAGTCCAAGTTTCCACCCATGTAG
- the LOC120676988 gene encoding germin-like protein 1-4, whose amino-acid sequence MAPNKLTTLLLAVVLLALAAPPVAGDPDMLQDICVADYKSLQGPLRVNGFPCKREANVTAEDFFFGGLAKAADVYSGNPMGSAVTAADVETLPGLNTLGVSMARTDYAPWGGVNPPHAHPRATEILFVLEGTLEVGFVTAAAPSRLLSRTVSRGEVFVFPRGLVHFQRSVGAAPAVAVSAFDSQLPGTQAAAAALFGAAPAVPTDVLARAFRTDAGVVESIKSKFTPK is encoded by the exons ATGGCACCCAACAAGCTCACCACCCTTCTCCTCGCCGTCGTCCTCTTGGCGCTCGCCGCACCGCCGGTTGCCGGCGACCCCGACATGCTCCAGGACATCTGCGTCGCCGACTACAAATCCCTTCAGGGCC CGCTGCGGGTGAACGGGTTCCCGTGCAAGCGCGAGGCGAACGTGACGGCGGAGGACTTCTTCTTCGGCGGgctggccaaggccgccgacgTGTACTCCGGCAACCCGATGGGGtcggcggtgacggcggcggaCGTGGAGACGCTCCCGGGGCTCAACACCCTGGGCGTGTCCATGGCGCGGACCGACTACGCGCCGTGGGGCGGCGTGAACCCGCCGCACGCGCACCCGCGCGCCACCGAGATCCTCTTCGTCCTCGAGGGCACCCTGGAGGTGGGCTTCGTCACCGCGGCGGCTCCGAGCCGGCTCCTCAGCCGCACCGTCTCCCGGGGCGAGGTGTTCGTGTTCCCGCGCGGCCTCGTGCACTTCCAGCGCAGCGTCGGGGCGGCGCCCGCCGTGGCCGTCTCGGCGTTCGACAGCCAGCTGCCCGGCACgcaggcggccgccgcggcgctgttCGGTGCCGCGCCGGCGGTGCCGACGGACGTGCTGGCGCGGGCGTTCCGGACCGACGCCGGGGTGGTGGAGAGCATCAAGTCCAAGTTTACGCCCAAGTAG